From the Leptospira andrefontaineae genome, the window GTGCTGCTCCCGGATAAGGCACAGTTACTGTGACCACCGGAATTGTTACGTTAGGGAAAAGGTCCACACCCAACTTGTTTAGGGAAAGATATCCCGAAACAAGAATGATGAGAACCGTACAGGTAATAAATATCGGTCGTTTGATCGATAGTTCTGCAAAATTCATTTTTGGTCTCCGGTGTTTTGGTTCAGAACTTCCTCGGCATCCATTCCGTATTTGCGAAATAGTGTACCCTTAGAGAGCTCGTATTGTACTAGCGCCGAGTTATAATTCACTTTTGCCTGCATCAGTCCGTATTTAGCCTGAGCTACCAGGTCCAATGCGTTCTTAACGTTTACGGATGTGGCTCTTCCGTATCTGTATCTGGGCAGAATGCCCGAGTAAAACTTCTCCGCTTGAGAGAGATTCTTTTTAGATTCTTCTAAGATCTCGTAAGTAGTATTGATCTTTTGTAATCCTTGTCTCACATCAGTTTTGACCTGTTCTTTTGTTTGCTCCAAAAGAAGGTCCAACTTTCTACTTTGTGTTTGCGAATTCCTAAATTCAGCTCTTGCGGTATCGTTCCCAAGAGGATAATCCATCTTGATCTCTGCGGAATTTTGGGTAAATCTACCGCTTCCTATTCCATCAAAACTTTGAGGAAAATTACGATCGTATTCGCGTGAATTATAAGTTCCGCTCACATAAAGAGAAGGTAATAATCCGTTTTTGGAAATCTCCAATGCTGTTGCTGCATTTTGTTTTTGTAATGCGATACTTTTGAAATCGTATCTATGTTGAAATGCTTCTTCTGTTTCAGAATCTTCTGCGCCTAAAGAAGGAAGAGAATCGTCCAGAACCAAAGCAAAATTCACTTTAGTTTCAGGATCTTTTCCCAAAGAAACAAGTAAGTCTCTGCGAACTCTATCTTTTTCTAGTTTTGCCTGTCTAAGTTGGTTCTCTGCAGAGATCAAAAGTGCATTCCATTGACCCGACTCATAATCTTCTGCCACTCCCATACGAACCTTGGAAGAAGTGATATCTTTTACATTCTTCACACTTTTGACTAGTAGCTCTGCAGTTTTAAGATTTTCGTCCGCTAAGGATAAATTCCAAAAAGATAATAGAGATTGGACCACGGATCTGGAGAGAGTATTCATCGCGTCCAATCTTCGGACTGCGGAACTTCTTCTGCTGATCTCCAGGGATCTTCTTTGCTGGTATCCGAAAATATTCTTAAGCAATTCTTGCTTGAGAGTGAAACCAAGATTTGCAAAATGAAGACTTGGCTGTGCGAATTGTTGCGCGATTGTTCCTTGCTGTTCCGGTCTTTTACCCGCATCCGTTTCATAACGGTTATCGGAGACTGTTAAACTTGCGGTGGTTCCCGTATTAAAAACTTTTGATAAACCTGCGGAGATTGTATTACTTGTGATCTCTCTACCCTGCAAAGTGTATTGAGGAAGAGGTAAGTTATTCGTCTTTTGAGTATTGGCGGTTAAGGTCCCGATAAAATTATACTTACCGTTCTCCTTCTCCCAATCGTACTCTGAGTTTTCCAAGTCCAGTCGGCTCATCTTAGCCTGAACTGAATTCTCCAAAGAATAACGAATAAGAGAAGTAGTTGTCCAAACTCCTTCTTTCTCCAGATCGTCCCGAGTATCTCCGGAAATAGAAATAGCACTTAGAAAAATGCCTAAGTAAAAAACGCTGCGAAAGGTTGCCTGATTCTGTTTGTGTTGCATAACATCCAACTGGAAACATTTATGGTATATTTTGTTTCCACCCATAGGAAACAAAATCTCTTTTTATTGTTTCCTATGTCAACAGAAAAATTATCGAAATAAAAAGATTTTATTGATATTGAGTCTCATTATAAAATAATCTGGACATGAGCATACGTGGAGCTTCATCCCTTCGTCATCCATTCCAAGACCTATGTAGAAAGCTGGAATGCAGGCAAAACGATCCTGAAAGATCAGAAACCTTTCCTTCTGGATCTGAAATTTGGAAATTGATCCCTCAAAATTCCGAAAATGAATTTGGACACTCCCGACCGGAAGGAGAAGTTTCCTAAACGGAGGATTTTACTCCTTCTTCTCCGCAAAAAATCCTTTTCAACTCGATTCTTTCAGATACTAAACATGGGCTTGCTCATGTAGGATTTACTATCTTCTCTTGGAAATTCCGGGGCCTTTTCCGGATCTTCGCCGTCCTATAATGATGTAAAAGTCCTTAGTACGAAGATGACTCAGATCCCAGCAGACATTCTTACATTCATTAAGTTTTTTGAAAATTCAGATGGGACTTCCATATATGTGAACCATATTATTCGAGACAAGAATGGCAAGATCGTAGATATGAAATTGCATTATTGTAACGATCAAGCTGCAAAGCTTGTAAAAATGGAGAAGAGCACACTTATCGGTAAAAAGTATACCGAACTCAGGCCGAAAGAATTAGAAACGAATCCGGAAATCGTCGAATTTTTCGAATCCATTAGCAAAAAGGGTTCCGAATGGAGAGGGATCCGTCAATCGGCGATTTCCAGAAAATATTACGACTCCACAATTATTTGTCCAGAAGATGATTGGACCATTTCTATCGCAAAAGACTTAAACCAAGAGATCAAAGAGAAGGACATTTTCAGAGAGGCCGCCTATAGGAATGAGGATGCGGTTTATTATCTAGAACCTATTTTTGACGACAAAGGATCCATTACGGATTTCTTATATAAGGATCTAAATCCGGCAGCCGAAGCCGAGATAGGGATGCCTAAAGAAATCGCGATCGGTAAGAACTTATGTAAATTATTTCCTCAAAATCTGGAATTAGGCACATTTGACCTATATAAGAATGTATATCTCACCCAACATGCGGAGAAAAGAGAATACGAGATCAAAGATAATCAGGGAAATCCAGGATTTTATCTATTACAGATCAGCAGAGTGTATGAAGGACTTCTTATCAGTAATAAGAATATTACAGAAATTCGAAATGTTGAAAACCAGCTCAGAATACAAAAAGAACAATTAGAATTCACTTATCTGGCCTCCAATGATGGATACTGGGATTATAATGTTAATACCGAACAACTTTTCCTTTCTGAAAGATGGAAAACTATGCTCGGTTATACGAATGAAGAAATCTCCTCCGATGATGTTCACCTCTGGAGAAAATTGGTACATCCGAAGGATCTAAGAATTGCACTTTCAGCTTTCCAAAGACACCAGGAAGAAGGAACAGCAAGATTCGATAGGGTTTTAAGATTTAAAACGAAATCCGGAGAATATATGTTCATTCGTTCCAGAGCCTTGATCATCGAAGACGAAAATGGACAGCCTGCTCGTATTGTAGGAACTCATACGGATATCTCTGCTGCTAAAGAATCTGAGCTTGCTTTAGAAAAGGCAAAAGAGAAGGCAGAACAAGCCGACAAGGCCAAGTCCGAATTTTTAGGAATGATCTCTCATGAAATGAGAACTCCTTTAAACGGGATATTCGGTATGGCCAATCTACTTTCCAGTTCAAAATTAGATGAGGAACAAAAAGAATATCTAAAAGATCTTTCCGACTCCACTGAAATTCTTTCCAGACTGATAGATGATCTATTACAAGTAATCACCTTAGATTCGGCCAAAATAGAGATCAAAGAAGAACCTTTTGAGATCAAAACATTCACAGATCTGATACGTATATTAGTAGAACCTAAAGCTTCAGAAAAGAATATCGAATTCAATATTTTCATCTCTGAAAAATTCCCAAAAGTGATCGTAGGGGACAGGACCAGGATCGAACAGGTAGTACTGAACCTAATCACAAATTCCATCAAGTTTACAGACAAAGGATCTGTGACACTCACTTTGGATTTAGAAGGAAAAGACTCCATACTATTTAAAGTAAAAGATACAGGTATTGGAATTAAGGACGAAGCTAGACAGAGGATCTTTGATGCATTCCACCAGGAAGATCTAGCAGACACTCGCAAATATAAAGGAGTAGGACTCGGACTTTATATAGTCAAAAGTTTGACTTCTAGAATGAAAGGAGATGTCCGTTTGAATTCTGAGCCTGGACTTGGTTCAGAATTTTCCATTATTCTTCCTTTAAAAACTGAAACTGGCACTCCTTTTAACCCAACACAGATCCAGTCCGAAACGGTTCCTACATTTACTTCGAGTTCTGTTCTTATCGTAGATGATAACGAGATCAACGTAAAGATACTTGCCAAACATTTGAGTAAAACCGGGATACAATCGGACTCCGCTCTAAGTGGCAGAGAGGCATTAAAACTTTTAGATACAAATGAAAAGAAATACGATTTGATCTTATTGGATCTACAAATGCCCGAAATGGATGGATACCATACTGCGGATGCAATACATGCTTTAAATTCTTTTAATGCAAAAACTCCTATCGTTGCTGTCACTGCTAGTTCCTTTTCAGAAGCATATGAAAAATGTGTTCAACATGGAATAGAAGGTTTTATCGGCAAACCATTCCAACCAAAACAATTGTATAAAGTTCTTACCGATTTTCTATGACGAATGCTTGTCTAACAAAACCTGATCCGGAAAATTGCCGGCATGGAGACTCTTCGTCCCTTTAAACCTCCCTTTCATCTCAGACATCCATTTGTCCAAACAGTATTGGCTTCTTTAATGAGGCAGAATACTCCGGATCATCCCATGGACAAGGCTGCTTCTCCAGTTGTAATAGATGCAGGCAAAGGTGTTCGATTATTAGGTCATTATTCCAAGTCACCACAAAACAAGGCGCTACTTGTGCTTATACACGGTTGGGAAGGAAGTATGGATTCAAATTATATCCAAAGGACTTCCAGAAGATTTTACGATAAGGGAATTTCTATCTTCAGACTAAATTTAAGAGATCATGGAAACACTCATCATCTAAATCCGGAACCATTTAACGGAAGTTTAATAAGAGAAACTTACGAAGCAGTCCGCAAAGTTGC encodes:
- a CDS encoding TolC family protein; its protein translation is MGGNKIYHKCFQLDVMQHKQNQATFRSVFYLGIFLSAISISGDTRDDLEKEGVWTTTSLIRYSLENSVQAKMSRLDLENSEYDWEKENGKYNFIGTLTANTQKTNNLPLPQYTLQGREITSNTISAGLSKVFNTGTTASLTVSDNRYETDAGKRPEQQGTIAQQFAQPSLHFANLGFTLKQELLKNIFGYQQRRSLEISRRSSAVRRLDAMNTLSRSVVQSLLSFWNLSLADENLKTAELLVKSVKNVKDITSSKVRMGVAEDYESGQWNALLISAENQLRQAKLEKDRVRRDLLVSLGKDPETKVNFALVLDDSLPSLGAEDSETEEAFQHRYDFKSIALQKQNAATALEISKNGLLPSLYVSGTYNSREYDRNFPQSFDGIGSGRFTQNSAEIKMDYPLGNDTARAEFRNSQTQSRKLDLLLEQTKEQVKTDVRQGLQKINTTYEILEESKKNLSQAEKFYSGILPRYRYGRATSVNVKNALDLVAQAKYGLMQAKVNYNSALVQYELSKGTLFRKYGMDAEEVLNQNTGDQK
- a CDS encoding hybrid sensor histidine kinase/response regulator, whose protein sequence is MTQIPADILTFIKFFENSDGTSIYVNHIIRDKNGKIVDMKLHYCNDQAAKLVKMEKSTLIGKKYTELRPKELETNPEIVEFFESISKKGSEWRGIRQSAISRKYYDSTIICPEDDWTISIAKDLNQEIKEKDIFREAAYRNEDAVYYLEPIFDDKGSITDFLYKDLNPAAEAEIGMPKEIAIGKNLCKLFPQNLELGTFDLYKNVYLTQHAEKREYEIKDNQGNPGFYLLQISRVYEGLLISNKNITEIRNVENQLRIQKEQLEFTYLASNDGYWDYNVNTEQLFLSERWKTMLGYTNEEISSDDVHLWRKLVHPKDLRIALSAFQRHQEEGTARFDRVLRFKTKSGEYMFIRSRALIIEDENGQPARIVGTHTDISAAKESELALEKAKEKAEQADKAKSEFLGMISHEMRTPLNGIFGMANLLSSSKLDEEQKEYLKDLSDSTEILSRLIDDLLQVITLDSAKIEIKEEPFEIKTFTDLIRILVEPKASEKNIEFNIFISEKFPKVIVGDRTRIEQVVLNLITNSIKFTDKGSVTLTLDLEGKDSILFKVKDTGIGIKDEARQRIFDAFHQEDLADTRKYKGVGLGLYIVKSLTSRMKGDVRLNSEPGLGSEFSIILPLKTETGTPFNPTQIQSETVPTFTSSSVLIVDDNEINVKILAKHLSKTGIQSDSALSGREALKLLDTNEKKYDLILLDLQMPEMDGYHTADAIHALNSFNAKTPIVAVTASSFSEAYEKCVQHGIEGFIGKPFQPKQLYKVLTDFL